A region of the Arachis hypogaea cultivar Tifrunner chromosome 15, arahy.Tifrunner.gnm2.J5K5, whole genome shotgun sequence genome:
CATCGGGAACCAATCTTTCTTTTGTGACACTATTAGGAACCGATGCAGTCTCTGATGGAGGAGATGTACTAGAGCTTCCAGGTGTCTCTGAATCAACTAATAGATTGGAATTGCGAAGCGGAGGAGGAATCGAAATTGGAGGAGGGGGTGGAGGAGGGGGACCCATACATCCTAGAGTAGGCCAACTTGGTGGAGGAAGACCCGTGTAGCCTGGATTAGGTACCATCAAATACGGTTGCTGGCTAAGTGATCCTGACTGAAAATCTGGCACAACCGAAGTCCCAGAAGAGGTGGAGGTGGTTGAAATAGCGGCTGCGGCAGTGGTGCGAGAACTTCTATGACCCTTGACACCTTTACCCTTGACCCGAGGAGCCATGACCTACATATACATTAAAGGACTATtatgcacaaaactcaaaaggtTGATAGAATACAATTGACAGCAAGATAAACTTTCATCTGATTCTGTTCTGAGAGGAAAACAAACTCATACCAATAATACaagatgaaaagaagaaaagaagtaaaaaagCACAATGCAGATGCACCAGCTCACCTATATTCTCTTCTATGCGAAGAACAAACTATCTGCAGAATATAAGTAAAAATATTAAGCATAGAGAGGGTGCAGAGCATAGATACACTTGTTTAGAGAGGGTGC
Encoded here:
- the LOC112750533 gene encoding uncharacterized protein isoform X2, which produces MAPRVKGKGVKGHRSSRTTAAAAISTTSTSSGTSVVPDFQSGSLSQQPYLMVPNPGYTGLPPPSWPTLGCMGPPPPPPPPISIPPPLRNSNLLVDSETPGSSSTSPPSETASVPNSVTKERLVPDGKTSWLPFPPGSQKITEIIKKRYDKPYKKFGDVPLPTKKLWFK